One genomic region from Anatilimnocola floriformis encodes:
- a CDS encoding Uma2 family endonuclease → MLTIEEFDAIEEFEEGYRYELIRGVVVVTPPASDAEMDPNGELEFLLRFYKYQHPNGHHLDGTQMEREVRTHVGLRRVDRAIWCGLGRSPDSRVDLPTIIVEFVSPGRRAFTRDYQDKRKEYLELGCQEYWIIDRFRRCLTIYCPDKEPVVIEEKQTYETKLLPGFQLPLARLLKLADLHPDDLI, encoded by the coding sequence ATGCTCACGATCGAAGAATTCGATGCCATTGAAGAGTTCGAAGAAGGTTACCGTTACGAGCTAATTCGCGGAGTCGTCGTTGTGACCCCACCTGCCTCTGATGCGGAAATGGATCCCAACGGCGAATTGGAATTTTTGCTCCGTTTCTATAAATACCAACATCCAAACGGACACCACTTGGACGGCACGCAGATGGAACGCGAAGTTCGCACGCACGTCGGTCTGCGGCGAGTAGATCGGGCAATCTGGTGCGGACTAGGCAGGTCTCCTGATAGCCGGGTCGATTTGCCAACGATCATCGTTGAATTTGTATCGCCCGGCCGTCGTGCTTTTACACGTGACTATCAAGACAAGCGCAAAGAGTACCTGGAACTTGGCTGCCAGGAATATTGGATTATCGATCGCTTCCGACGTTGCCTGACTATCTACTGCCCCGACAAAGAACCAGTTGTTATTGAAGAGAAGCAAACCTACGAAACTAAATTGCTGCCAGGGTTTCAATTGCCTCTCGCTCGCCTTCTGAAACTCGCAGATCTGCATCCGGACGATCTCATTTGA
- a CDS encoding DUF1559 family PulG-like putative transporter has protein sequence MATTTQNERHSSLLVRNRFMRRGFTVVELLVVIAIIGVITSLTIPAVQMAREASRKTTCSNNLKQLAMAAQSHNTTFEYFPNAGGLSGASRSKTTSGIPKRSIEQDWGVFYQLLPYLEQEALFSNTNDAQVAGAKLKLYFCPTRRSPTTVSGSTENGLTGSDPRGGVDYAGSGGDQQGAAAFPATGNMNNQNGVILPRPNAVPMIVTNRITSQEIADGLSNVVMFGERNFNRKPIGTQFDEDNGFINGWSFDTIRWGAKRPNQDRPILTESLTSTYDYRFGGSHSGVVYLAFCDGSVRGFLLSKSIDDLAFRQLVNRRDGKYPQLD, from the coding sequence TTGGCGACAACCACGCAGAATGAAAGGCACTCTTCTCTTCTTGTCAGGAACAGATTCATGCGTCGCGGATTCACCGTCGTTGAGTTGCTGGTGGTGATCGCCATCATTGGCGTAATCACCTCCCTCACCATTCCTGCCGTGCAGATGGCCCGTGAGGCGTCGCGGAAGACAACTTGCTCCAACAACCTCAAGCAGCTGGCGATGGCTGCTCAATCGCACAATACGACGTTCGAATATTTTCCGAATGCAGGCGGCCTCAGTGGTGCGAGTCGCAGCAAGACGACGTCCGGCATTCCCAAACGGTCGATCGAGCAGGATTGGGGCGTATTTTATCAGCTGCTGCCTTACCTCGAACAGGAAGCTCTGTTTTCGAATACCAACGACGCCCAAGTCGCTGGCGCTAAGCTCAAGCTGTACTTTTGCCCCACGCGCCGGTCGCCGACCACTGTCAGCGGCAGCACGGAGAATGGTTTGACGGGAAGCGATCCGCGCGGCGGGGTCGACTATGCGGGCAGCGGCGGCGACCAGCAGGGAGCAGCAGCATTTCCTGCAACCGGCAACATGAACAACCAGAACGGCGTGATCCTACCTCGCCCGAATGCTGTTCCGATGATCGTCACGAATAGGATAACCTCGCAGGAGATCGCTGATGGGCTGTCTAACGTAGTGATGTTTGGCGAGCGCAATTTTAATCGCAAGCCGATCGGAACTCAGTTCGACGAAGACAACGGCTTTATCAATGGCTGGTCATTCGACACGATTCGCTGGGGCGCTAAACGTCCAAATCAAGACCGGCCGATATTGACCGAGAGCCTCACATCCACCTACGACTACCGCTTTGGCGGTTCACACTCTGGGGTGGTATACCTCGCCTTCTGCGACGGCTCGGTCAGGGGCTTCCTGCTTTCAAAGAGCATCGACGACTTAGCGTTTCGCCAACTCGTGAATCGGCGGGACGGAAAGTATCCGCAACTTGACTAA
- a CDS encoding DUF1501 domain-containing protein, whose translation MNHLSKAFASTVSRRTFLGRGACGIGYAALATLLNPSARKASAAEADPLATLGELKRLHHAPKAKRVIFLTMAGGPSHLETFDYKPELAKMHGEPMPESFTKGQPIAQLQGQKLNCFGPQHEFKQFGQSGQRISEIFPKIGEIADDICIVNSLRTQAINHDPAHTFFNTGTTISGRPAMGSWLTYGLGQVTQNLPGFVVLTSTGKFGQAQPIASRQWHSGFLPSRFQGVELRSKGDPVLYVNRPSGVSAGQQQDVVEAAAQLNQLHNQAVDDPEIATRIAQYELAFKMQSSVPELMDVSDEPAAVLEAYGTKGGDGTFAANCLLARRLAERGVRFIQLYHRDWDHHGGVKDQIAGTAKEVDGPCAALINDLKQRDMLKDTLIVWTGEFGRTPMAQGNGRDHHIKGFSMWLCGGGIKGGLTYGKTDELGYNAVENIVEVHDLHATLLHLLGVDHERLTYLYQGRDFRLTDVHGHVVKDILA comes from the coding sequence ATGAATCATTTATCCAAAGCATTCGCTTCCACGGTCTCCCGGCGCACGTTCCTCGGTCGCGGCGCTTGTGGCATTGGTTACGCTGCGCTCGCGACGTTGTTGAATCCGAGCGCGCGAAAGGCTTCTGCTGCCGAGGCCGATCCGCTGGCAACACTCGGCGAGCTCAAGCGGTTGCATCATGCGCCGAAGGCGAAGCGCGTGATCTTCTTGACGATGGCCGGTGGGCCGTCGCACTTGGAGACGTTCGACTACAAGCCCGAGCTCGCCAAGATGCATGGCGAGCCGATGCCGGAGTCGTTTACTAAGGGGCAGCCGATCGCGCAGCTCCAGGGGCAAAAGCTCAATTGCTTTGGGCCGCAGCACGAGTTCAAGCAGTTCGGCCAAAGTGGTCAGCGGATCAGCGAGATCTTTCCAAAGATCGGCGAAATCGCCGATGACATTTGCATCGTCAATTCGCTCCGCACGCAGGCCATCAATCACGATCCGGCCCACACGTTTTTCAACACCGGCACGACCATCAGCGGCCGCCCCGCGATGGGTTCGTGGCTGACGTATGGTCTCGGCCAAGTGACGCAGAACCTGCCGGGCTTCGTGGTTCTCACTTCCACCGGTAAGTTTGGCCAGGCACAGCCGATCGCGTCGCGGCAGTGGCACAGCGGATTTTTGCCGAGCCGTTTTCAGGGAGTCGAACTCCGCAGCAAGGGCGATCCGGTGCTGTATGTGAATCGCCCGAGCGGCGTGTCGGCTGGTCAGCAGCAGGACGTCGTCGAAGCGGCTGCGCAGCTCAATCAGTTGCACAACCAAGCCGTTGACGATCCGGAAATCGCGACCCGCATCGCGCAGTACGAACTAGCGTTCAAGATGCAGAGCAGCGTGCCCGAGCTAATGGATGTCAGCGACGAACCAGCCGCCGTGCTCGAAGCCTACGGCACGAAGGGTGGCGACGGCACGTTCGCGGCCAACTGCCTGCTCGCCCGCCGGCTGGCCGAGCGGGGCGTGCGGTTCATTCAGCTTTATCATCGCGACTGGGATCATCACGGCGGCGTGAAAGATCAGATCGCCGGCACGGCGAAAGAAGTCGACGGCCCTTGCGCCGCGCTCATCAACGACCTGAAGCAGCGCGACATGCTCAAGGACACGCTCATCGTCTGGACCGGCGAGTTCGGTCGCACGCCGATGGCGCAGGGCAACGGCCGCGATCATCACATCAAAGGCTTTTCGATGTGGCTTTGCGGCGGCGGCATCAAGGGCGGCCTGACCTACGGCAAGACCGACGAGCTCGGCTACAACGCCGTCGAAAACATCGTCGAAGTGCATGACCTGCACGCCACGCTGCTCCACTTGCTGGGCGTCGATCACGAACGCCTGACCTATCTCTACCAAGGCCGCGACTTCCGCCTAACCGACGTGCACGGGCACGTGGTGAAGGACATCCTGGCGTAG
- a CDS encoding DUF2721 domain-containing protein — protein sequence MDLTTPAVLFPAISLLLLAFTNRFLGLAQVIRSLHEKHRAQPDELIVAQIGSLRRRVRLIRSMQTLGVLSLILCTVCIFLIFVQQLRIAEYVFGASLVLMVGSLTLSLWEIHISVHALDLQLRDLEGKP from the coding sequence ATGGACCTCACTACCCCCGCCGTGCTGTTCCCGGCCATCTCGCTGCTGTTGCTGGCCTTTACCAATCGCTTTTTAGGGCTGGCGCAGGTCATTCGCAGTTTGCACGAAAAGCATCGCGCCCAGCCCGATGAACTGATCGTCGCCCAGATCGGCAGCTTGCGGCGGCGCGTCCGCCTGATTCGCAGCATGCAGACCCTGGGGGTTTTAAGTTTGATCCTCTGCACCGTCTGCATCTTTTTGATCTTCGTGCAGCAATTGCGGATTGCCGAATATGTCTTCGGCGCGAGCCTGGTGTTGATGGTGGGCTCGCTCACGCTATCGCTCTGGGAGATTCATATCTCGGTGCATGCGCTCGATCTGCAGTTGCGCGACCTGGAAGGAAAGCCCTAG
- a CDS encoding DUF933 domain-containing protein — MLIRRLNEPRAERAAHARVGRTIPVGATAPQAAGVIHSDFEKGFIRAEVYSLEDLEKYGSEKEIRANGKMRVEGKGYIMRDGDICHFLFN, encoded by the coding sequence GTGCTCATTCGCCGTTTGAATGAACCACGCGCGGAGCGTGCGGCACATGCGCGTGTAGGGCGGACGATTCCCGTCGGCGCCACGGCCCCGCAAGCGGCTGGCGTGATCCACAGCGACTTCGAAAAGGGTTTCATCCGCGCCGAAGTCTATTCGCTGGAAGACCTCGAAAAATACGGCAGCGAAAAAGAAATCCGCGCCAACGGCAAGATGCGCGTCGAAGGGAAGGGCTATATCATGCGCGACGGGGATATTTGCCACTTCCTGTTCAACTAA
- the ychF gene encoding redox-regulated ATPase YchF, whose translation MEAGIVGLPNVGKSTLFNALTSTQGAQAANYPFCTIEPNEGIVSVPDDRLARICKFIPPQKTIPAILKLVDIAGIVKGASEGQGLGNKFLSHIRQVDAILQVVRCFKDDDVIHVAGNVDPLSDIETIEMELMLADIQALEVALPKAQKAARSGDKEAKLRVTAIEACMAHLAKEQPLRSLTLPPLEKEAIQSFGLMTAKPILFVANVDESDLEGKGAMVTKVREFATKISAGIVPVCAKLEAEIAELEEPDRSEMLAGVGLTEPALAKLAREAYRTLGLQSYFTAGEKEVRAWTIPVGATAPQAAGVIHSDFEKGFIRVEVYSLEDLEKYGSEKEIRANGKMRVEGKGYIMRDGDICHFLFN comes from the coding sequence ATGGAAGCTGGGATTGTCGGTCTCCCCAATGTCGGTAAGAGCACGCTCTTCAACGCGCTGACGAGCACCCAGGGCGCTCAAGCGGCGAACTATCCGTTTTGCACGATCGAGCCCAACGAAGGGATTGTGAGCGTGCCCGACGATCGGCTCGCGCGAATCTGCAAATTCATTCCACCGCAAAAAACCATCCCTGCCATTCTCAAGCTGGTCGACATCGCCGGCATTGTGAAGGGGGCCAGCGAAGGCCAGGGGCTGGGCAACAAATTCCTCAGTCACATTCGCCAGGTCGATGCCATTCTGCAGGTCGTGCGCTGCTTCAAGGATGACGACGTCATTCACGTGGCCGGCAATGTCGATCCGCTGTCGGACATCGAAACGATCGAAATGGAGCTGATGCTCGCCGATATCCAAGCCCTGGAAGTTGCCCTGCCAAAGGCGCAGAAGGCCGCCCGTAGCGGCGACAAGGAAGCCAAGCTGCGCGTGACGGCGATCGAAGCTTGCATGGCGCATCTGGCGAAGGAACAACCGCTGCGCAGCTTGACGCTGCCGCCGCTCGAGAAGGAAGCGATTCAAAGCTTCGGCCTGATGACGGCCAAGCCGATTTTGTTTGTTGCCAACGTCGACGAATCGGATCTCGAAGGCAAAGGCGCGATGGTGACAAAGGTTCGCGAGTTTGCGACAAAGATTTCCGCAGGCATCGTGCCCGTGTGCGCCAAGCTGGAAGCGGAAATCGCCGAACTCGAAGAGCCCGACCGCAGCGAAATGCTCGCCGGCGTCGGCCTGACCGAACCGGCCCTCGCCAAGCTGGCCCGCGAAGCCTATCGCACGCTCGGCCTGCAGAGCTATTTCACGGCTGGCGAAAAAGAAGTTCGCGCTTGGACGATTCCCGTCGGCGCCACGGCCCCGCAAGCGGCTGGCGTGATTCACAGCGACTTCGAAAAGGGTTTCATTCGCGTCGAAGTCTATTCGCTCGAAGATCTCGAAAAATACGGCAGCGAAAAAGAAATCCGCGCCAACGGCAAGATGCGCGTCGAAGGGAAGGGCTACATCATGCGCGACGGGGATATTTGCCACTTCCTGTTTAATTAA